The genomic DNA GGACCTGAGGCTCTGTGGACTGAGAATGTGGCACTGCAGTGGTAGGAGTGAGATGCTCAGCAGCTGCTGGGAGACTAAGATGATGCTGAAGCTGCCTCAAGATGGCAGTGTGTTGAGCCTGGATAGTCATCATCTGATCCTGGCGAGCTCGCAAagctgccatctcctgagcaaggctgctctgagaggcTGTTAAGGTCTGCAATGCCTggcataaatccctatactcagaaatagggatggccatccttGGCTCAATAGAAGTGGAGGGTTGTCCTGAAGCTGGGGCAACTGGAGGGACTGGTGAGGCTCTGGCTATGGTGGGAGAGGCAACAGGTATACCCTCAAGTATAAGACGTGGAGATGTTTTCCTAGCAGCTGGCACCTGAGCTGGTTGAggaagctctggctgctccatcctataagcTGTCATATTGCTCCATTTGTCGAAAGTAAACACATCTCGACATATCCTCTTTCGCTCCAACTGAGGCTCTGATGGGTAGCCCAGATGCTCAAGAATCTGGCATAGCAGCCgcgggaagagaagtggaatggcatcagctcttggtaacttcttcttatgcaccttctcttcaaagtagagaagggctGCCATGATtaagtggtgagggccaaaaaagtatCCCTCAGAAATTCGGAACAAAGCCTCCAACAGAATTCCTCTTCTCTGGGTCCAATGCTGGAGTGGATAAATATTATGGCGCAAGAGCGCATCAATGAGAAACATCCTTGGGGGAAGTTCCCCCCTCAATAGATATGGATTTCTGGAAGCTCTTCCAGAcaggatatgcaccatctccagctgagaaGGATTAGCCCATGCTCTAAAGTCATCAAAATGGCTTGGCTCATATGGGATTCGTAGGGCCTCTGCTATATGGCATGCTCCCAGGATGCCATGTCgaccatcaatggtaaaatggATTAAGGTGGGATCTCTGACctgctgagtagtcatggactgataaaaatccatggctactcTGGGATAGAAAAAGTCTTACGGGGTCAGCAGCTGCTCCATTCGATATCTtcgcagcaattggaatgacCCTTCAAGCTCCGACCGCAATTGGAAGGCGGCTTGTCAAAGTACAACTCGGAGTGAAATGGTCGAGCTCGgcaatccaaattgccttcaattggtggctgAGTGAGCATTGGACGCCTGAGTATCACTTCAGGAGCTGTTTCAGACTGAATTTGGGGCTCAGAAGGCGGCGGCTGGCTTGCTTGAGGCTTCGCCTGCGGTGTCGGAGATGGCTCTGGAGATGGAACAGGGGATTGCCCTGTCAAATCGATGGGTTCCAAGCTTTCCACTCTAGCTCGTTTTTGCAGGGGacggccccctgacctggtaagaTAACGCCTCGCCGAAGGCGTTTGCAATGTCGGCTTGGCCTGGCGTTTCTTTGGCGTGGCCTTCACAGGAGGTGAAACAACTTCTGGCCGCGGAGGCTCAGAGGGTGATGCTTGAACAGGCGCTTCACGCGGCGCTGGCTTTCGGCTGGATGGAGAGGAAGTTTTAGCTCCTTTGGTTCATGACATTACGAACTGACAAAATTTGGGCGGCGGGGACGATCGGAAGGGATGACCGGAGGTGCGCGCGACGTCGGGCTTTGGAGAGAAGGCGAACGGACGGTTGCTGCGACTTTTCCTCTTTCTGAAATGCTTTCGCAgctcaaatgaccggtatttataagGAATAATAgaatattaaaggtcatttTGGGTTTCATAGAAGAAAGCTGATTCCGCAGCAAAATTGGGGGTTTCGCAAGAGAAAACCActttcgcagcccacttcgcaaTTGCGAAATTGGTGTCACTGTATTGCAgaatggcgctcgtgtgccaaaaattgGTTTCGCAATTGTGAAACACCCTTCAGAATGGAGATATCGCTGCGGAAATGGGGCTTTTTTACACCTTAGCggttcgcagctgcgaaatggaagctcctgtgctgcggagtggcactcgtgtgccattcttggattcgcagctgcgaaaactttcgcagaggattgaaaagtgttgcgaactgatttcgcaacaaaaagcCGTTTTCGCAGAGAATTCCTTCTTGGCTACGAAATCTCACAGAGCTCTTTTTCTCCcttgtttttgctctgttttcactctgttttcgctccgatttcttcctttgcaatttctcccacctgagatcattcaaaaagatgaaaaaacataaaaacacacaatttaagatcaaaaattaagatcaaaagtatggataaaactttaaaatttacaaaatttacaaaaattttggactttggtgaaaccaagtccatcaaacccttctCTGCTCAAgctttttgaggctcaaggaggttgattccctccttttctggtttgaacggctccatgaatggcttgagacgatatccattgactttaaaggtgtccttgccattggaattcaataattccactactccattgccatgtacttgatggataatgaaaggatctatccaccttgacttgagctttccagggaatatatggagtcttgtgtcatagagtaaaactctttgtcctttctggAATTCCTTGTTagaaattagttgatcatgccacttcttcatcctctgttttgcaactttggagttgatataagcatcatttctcaattcctccatctcattaaggtctaagcacctctttgccccagccctgatcaagtccatattcagctttttgattgcccaccaagctttgtattcaacttccacagggagatgacacgctttaccatagacaagacgatagggggacatgccaagaatagtcttataagctgttctatacgcccataatgaatcaggaagcttaatagaccaatcctttctgcttgtactcaccactttcatcaatatgttcttcatctccctgtttgctagttcaacttgcccggaagtttgtggatgataaggtgtagctaccttatgcttcactccatacttggctaataaacattcaaaaggcttgttgcaaaaatgagaacctccatcactgattatagctttgggcaccccaaatcttgcaaaaatgttctctttcagaaacttgagaaccactctatgatcattttgtttacagggcactgcctcaacccatttagaaacataatccacccccaccaagatgtaagaattaccaaaagacattggaaaaggtctcataaagtcaatgccccatacatcaaatagctcaactattagtatggggttcattggcatttgatttctttttgtcagctttccaagcctttggcatctatcacaacttctacacatgatgtgggcatctttgaaaagagatggccaagtaaaccctgattgcaacaccttcatagctgttttatgagaggcaaagtggcctccacatgcattctcatgacaatgggttagaattccttgttgctcttcctcaggcacacacttccttatgatctgatctgcacaatatttaaaaaggaaaggttcttcccaataataagcatgaatttttgcaaagaaatgcttcctgtcctgtgcattccactcacttggaatttcaccagtaactagataattagcaatgtgatcataccaaggagtttttacaagaaacataagtgattcctcaggaaagtcatcattaatgggcaaggcatgagaattatgtgctatagctaaccttgagagatggtcagctaccacattctccactcctttcttatctctgatttggagatcgaattcttgtaacaaaagaatccatcttatcaaccttgcttttgcatcttactttgtcaataaatacttcaaggctgaatgatcagtaaaaacaatgatgaaagaccctaccaaataagcacgaaatttgtccaaggtaAATACCACAGCTagcaattctttctctgtagttgtgtaattcctttgggcttcgttcaatgttttgcttgcataatagatcacatagggcttcccatcttctctttgaccaagcacagctcctatagcaaagtcactggcatcacacattagttcaaaaggtagttgccagttaggggccctcaccattggagttgttgttaaaaatttctttagttgatcaaagctatcttgacatctcttatcccatacaaacttagcatccttagctaacaactcacaaagaggttttgaaagctttaaaaaatctttgatgaacctcctatagaaaccagcatggccaaggaactgccttactccttttacagttgttggggatggcaatttggaaataagctccacctttgctttatcaacttcaatgcccttttcggagatgatatgaccaaggacaattccttgacgtaccataaaatggcatttctcccaattgagcaccaagtctttctcaatgcatctatgaagaaccgcttccaaattgactaagcattcctcaaatgtacctccatatacggtgatgtcatccatgaaaacctccataattcgctccaccatatcactgaagatactcaacatacacctttggaatgttgcagatgcattacataaaccaaaaggcattcttctgtaagcatattgtagaccctcaattttgtccctttaacacatgtctttaagttcgttttcagtgctccacagtagttccttggtggcccagtactactcaccacttacctttttttgagtcaccttggagactttggttaagggattatttgatcccttattgtgacccttggcagccctaacttagacttaggcttttcttgtttttatttttattttttttaggatagcttttagatacacttggcccattaggcaccaccttaggctcacttagacaCCTTAGGCTTATTTAGGCACACCCTGACCCACCTAGGCTTACCCGAGCTTACCTAAGTCacattttagataatttttttttgcatgacttgtatggcttgcatgtgcttgattttgtttttgtttttatttttattcttttttttatttttttgtcttttcccctatttattagttttatttatttatttatttattttagaaaattgcatgagtttaataatcatattcatttagtttttatttatccatttattaatttattttgatagagaaTTGCTTAagttgataattcattttagtcATGCAGgtgatctatatttttaatttcatttaaaattacatattttggatttttaattcttagttacatgtttttattttattttattattttaacccttaatttccttttatttgtatttttattttttattttatttttttattattatttgttttgcatgggaTTATTCTTGCTCTATATCGAGGGAGGAGGATATTCATACCATTTTTGGGCTCAAAAGATTAAATCAGGGCTGATATTGAAAGAGAGAGGAAttcagaaaaggaaataaaaagtcaactcacatgaaaaaaaggaagggaGAAGCATGATGAAGGAAGGggaggagattttttttctgaTCACCGGATTGAGGAAGGGAGTGGGCTGCTGTTCTTTCCATTATGGTGGCTGGAGAGAGGAGTTGAATGGGGGATTGAGAAGAGATTATGGAAACGAAAAATATATAGGAGGCTGCGATTTTCAGAGGTGTTCACGTTTCAGAGGCATTTTTGGGGCTGCGGTTTGAAGGAGATCAGTCCATGTTTTAGAGGGATTAGAGTCTGCTGTTTGGGCAAAGATCAGTCCGTGTTTTGAAAGGATTTTGGGGGCTGCTATTTGGAGGGATCAATCCGTGTTTTGAAAGGATTTTGGGGGCTGCTGTTTGAAGAGATCAGTCCATGTTTCAGAGGGATTAAAGGCTGTTGTTTGGGCAAACATCAGTCCGTGTTTTGAAAGGATTTTGGGGGCTGCTGTTTGAGGAGGGAGTCCAGGTTTTAGAGGGGATTCGGGCTGCTGTTTTGGAACGGAGAGACACAACTGCTTGTTGATATTCACTGGCTATTCACCCTGCCATGGTGAAGATGAGTACATACCTACCTTGTTGAATCTGAAGATGAGAAAGGCAGCCGCACCATTGGGAGCAATTTCGAAACAGACACACCGgtgaagaaaggaaagaaaggtaGGTATCAGAGAGAGAAAAGTTTGGCAGCCACACCGGAGAAACAAACAGTCCGAGCTTCAACAGATCCTCCACGGGGAGCACTTTCAGCATCAACTCCACACCACAGCTAGTGATCCTCTACTCGTTCTTCACCGCACCAGCTGCACACCACCTTGCTTTGGTATCATCACAGCTATTAGGTAAgatagttttatatatatatgggtttttACTAATATCTaaagtttagtttattttaagtTGGATTATTATATTGGGTTGAGTGGTTGACCTATTTTTATTAGCTTTAGCATATACGTGTTTTATTATGGCAGCATGTGTTTCATGTAAAGTGCaagtttggaatttttttttttaagtggaaatattattataatggtAAGTGGTTTGACTTTTACAAGTTCTGGCACgtattgattttgaatatggTAGCATGAGTTTTAAAAGACTAGAATTGTTATTTAGGTTTATGTAACAATGCAAGTTTGGAcatttttctttagtggaattattattataataggtAAGTGGATTTACTTTTATTACTAGTGTCGGcatatatttgtttcattttaatatggcaacatgggaattgtgtttagggttagttttgatttattatattaaattcggaaaatatatttttttatatgtagttttactttaagaaaaaaatatatatataatttgatttttatttaatttagttttgattcatttaattattagttgttatttatttatttgctactAATCTAATGCTCggtaacttatttatttatttattaatgagatTAAACCTATGggttaaaaatttagtttaaaataaaaaaatgaaaaaaaatctattgaaggtggtttgaattggttttgggtttagttaaaattatagtatgttgaaatgattgatttttatgtgttaagtattatattttaaacttgcgTTGATTAGtgataaaaatgtttgttaagctcaaatttattttactaacataagtttatttttaaaaaaatattatttaaatcctTGAGTTCAGATTTcgttttattcatattttatttcattcgtatttatttgtttgtgtcATCAACTTATCCATTGGAttatgagtttaattttataggtTAGAAAGTTAGTCTCAGgtagttttataatttaatttgtggtTAAGGTAAAAtttagtttgttaaaataattgatcacgCGTGTTAAGAATTTAAGTTTAGATTGGctttaattagtgtttaattcattttatgcCTAGATTTCACTTTAATGATGTaagtttatttcaaaattagattccctgaattcatattttgttttagtttccttttgtttaaattgattcattttaattattttaggagtttgtataattttaggtcattaataaaatcaattctatatttgaaaattcatgccTTTAGTTTACTCCGATTTAGTTTCACACATCTATTCGATTtaagtattttatataaaattacttcattaataaagttaattctatgtttgaaaattattgtttgctttgatttaatttggctCATTTTAATCAATCTAGATGtatttatgtgtttaattgatctcatgctaattcttgattgttattcttaatggatgtgtttcttgaatattcgtcattaattcttggtgggtatctcgttagcttatttgatctaagtttgaatagtttattgctttggtagtctctaataaaatttacttttcggaggccatcggaaaatagtgaagattggccccCATCTccaccacttcaattttctctgttataaaaaattctactttgtgattttgttcttttttgttttgcttggtattttgattcatacattttattgttttcaaattaatttcttttatttttaaaatataacactattctcaaaatctcattttccttaaaatccatttcaaaaattcatttagagtttcttagagTTAAAAGATCCCCCTTaacaatccatttcaaaaattcatttagagttcttagaatcaaaatctcattttttaaaaataatgtgcaaccatgttttgatcggttcacatctttcaaataaaattacagttttgaataaaacacgaatcaaagcttgtagTCCTAAATAAATGcgataattctaagctaaattcgtgtatatcaattggggaattggtgaaacccctacataagaaaatcttttcaaaaaattatttttgttgccacttttgtcacttgttgaaattatgtctatttttttaggaattgtatacaagatgagtgtgataattagtgttttcctatactttgataatttctgctatgctaattagataacgagcatgctaggatttctatattttattatttattatctgacccctcatgtcttatggaagcgcattgtaagttatctatgttatccaggtacgtcccctatcacctactttctaaattttgtaaacaatcatgtcactgtgaaataatgcttatgtctaataatgcttgagtgttctggTATGCATGTTTCATTGTtcgattatttctaataaaacacatgctggatgatatattgtttaaattaaccatcgatgttttatgatagcgcttgagaagcggtcCAGGTATGGATCCTAacctttctttattatgatttgatcttgtttggcatgcaattttttttggaaccacctagcctacttaggtatccataattaaccgattaatgGCCACgattccctcaacttagtcagtagagacctttttagggcttagaggggtgctacctcctagaggtaccttcccaataagtaacctgatccccggaccaagactcgggtttttcaaagacatgctttttttttcaaaaattatggagtcacattttagggtttttctttcttgttttattttccctttaaaattaaaataaaataagtggcgactccaacttttccaaaaattatttttcacaaataaaaaagcgagtctcgccgatcgagtggggacgcacgtgaaaaatgcgggtccacacataTGTTCCAAaaggacatgtaaaagtggtcttttcctgatccTCCAtagcaatttcaatttgaaaataccctgaatactcgtccaaaaaatagtagaacgaatggccagagactctctccaacacttgatcgataaatggcaatggaaaatgatctttctaggttactgcattcaattttctataatcaatacacaccctccaccctgaagtgagaCGCGTAGTGATTTCTTCTACTTcatcattctgaaccacagtaatccctgatttctttggtaccacttgagtaggactcacccaagagctgtcagatatagggtaaataatacctgcttgaagtaatttcagcacctcagctcgcacaacctcttgtaaatgaggattcaatcttctttgaagttgacgaattggcttagcttcctcctctatatatatatgatgcgtgcaaactaaaggactaatgcctttcaaatcagatatttgccatcctattgctttcttacacctcttgagaacttccagtaaacacttctcttgatgattggccagagatgaagatattacaacaggacattgattattttcttcaaggtatgtgtatttcagctccatgggtagaggcttcaaattgagttttgggatctctttttcagcatctgctacttcttctttattgaacaaaggtagaatctcttatatccttctccaactttgtaaagtagcaagcTCATTAGGGGGTTCAggcaaaccttcctcacaatccataaaactttcattcagcttgtcttgcaCATTCTGATTATAGTGCTCCTCTACTAGAGTGTAAATAatacacacctcttctggaccctcttcttcttctggagtgattttctttttagacatataaaagatgttgtgatcaagtgtcatgttaccaaaagtgagttgcatgagcccatttcTACAATtaatgattgcatttgaggtagcaaggaatggccttccaaggatgataggaactaaattagcttcctttacagtaggatccgtatcaagaacaacaaaatccaccggatagtagaaattatcaacttgaaccaagacatcctcaattactcctcttggaatttttactgatctatctgctagagatagagtgattgttgttggcttcaactcaccaagtcccaattgcttgtagacagtatatggaagcaaattaacacttgctcccaagtccagtaaagctttctccactacctttcctccaatcatgactgaaatggtaggacttcccggatctttgtacttcaaaggagacttacactgtaagattgcacttacttgctcagtcaagaaggctttcttatttacagtcaaccctcttttgatagtacacaagtcctttaggaattttgcatatgttggaacttgcttaatcatatccaacagtgggatattgatttcaacttgtctcaatacttcaagaatttcagctgcatttctaatccccttcttcccatgcaatgcttgaggaaaaggtggagaagttgatttcttcagcatttcttccttcagaagttctttctctggatttgcattcattgttgactcattgtcttctttcttttcactgatctctccttctttgtctttcatttcctcccctttcattgtttctttttctggttcaacatgtggcttaggtggtggctgctcaattttcttaccactccttagagtgatcaaggctttgacatctttcatctgtgatgattccccctcatggctttctacttcttggacacccttgggattttggtggggttgggaaggaaatcttcccttttcttgcactgtattcaaatttgtgagccttgatattgagtactggagattatctatcctttgggttatatcattttgcattccatccatccttttgttcagagtattctctactctgtcaattctttgattaagttgagtattgatggctttttattccccaacaaaatctcccactaccttgctgagattcaaaatggcttgttcaagacttgaaggttgttgagatggttgatctggctgttggtactgaggtgctctaggcttccatgaaaaatttggatgattcctccaacttgagttgtaagtatttccatagggcacattgttattgggcttgaattgtccaacaacatttgcctgttctccaaacatttcccttttagctgaaattgtagggcattcctccaccaagtgttcatatgattgacaattaggacaaagtttcacttgcactggtgcttcagcaacagcttgcacttcatgcatttttttcagttccagctcctccaatcttcttgtcacagctgcaaactttgctttcatatcatcctcttccttcaaagtatacatcccagccttagcattgaaagcattcagttgagacttcatctttcccacttctcctttggtcggttcatcccatccccttgaaacttcagctacataattcaagaaatccatagcttcctccggatttttgctcatgaaatctcctccacacattgtttccaagagttgcttcattgaggacgacatcccatcataaaaataactcaccaatagccaagtatcaaaaccatggtgaggacatgcatttatagcttccatatatctttcccaactctcatagaatttctcattctttttagctgagaagtttgaaatttgccttttcaagccatttgttctatgagtgggaaagaatttcttaaggaattcggcttgtaagtcagtccaagtacggatactccttggccttaaagaattaagccaaattttggccttatcctttaaagtaaaaggaaataacttaagccacatcaaatcaattgaagctcctccctcttggaatgtattacaaacatcttcaaattccttaatatgtgcatagggattctcactttccattccatggaaagttggtaaaagtggaacaatatacggtctgatcactagctgctctatagggggcactatacatgatggtgcactcatacgaggtggatgcatacggtccctcattgatctaaattcattgagattgtcttgacgaccttggtgactatgctgatcttcaggtgtagtttccatgatattcaagctcaattccaattccttagtatgaggtgtatcacttctaacaagccttcctccactgccacgtatccactttggcatatacAACTAGTATCTAgctgaaactaaaatgaaaatacaggacaacaaaagaaaacagggctataaaaacaaaataaaactaagctgaatttaaaagctaactttagattatgaataagtagaaaagaaagaaaaagaattaataaatcaaaagaaacgttaccaaacttgtgatgaaaatcacaagtacactgaaatagtatcactataaacttgacaccttccccggcaacggcgccatttgattcatgcctaattggtgtctcagctggttcgtgtccaactggtgctccttgatggcgggagtaatcaacaaaatttataacctattacaccatgaactagggtagcaaagaaaaagctactatagcatagtggctctaggatcgttcactgggaagggtactcaaactgtaaatgataccaattcaaagtgaattggtgctgtttcatttcaagattagcttaagaaataaaacacaaactttggtagaaaaaggtttggacttagattaacaacacaacaagtgatgaaaattacttaagaagaaaagcattccttggagattcaggtttacaggggaggttcctcatgcaaaagcatagctccggttagttggttcaattcctcgcattagagaattaacataaagtcaattctctaacaggtgctgcacaaatgcatccctcaattggatttcagctttaattctctcactgatgcaacttgcaatggttcgagcctctcacttagcctttaccattcaaggtgacctttaaccttggattacccgtcaaaagctcgcaagagataactaatggatgtctccttagagtccaaaaacttaccaagtgttggctattctagaaaattctaccttcaagtcacctcccagaggctcgcaaagggtaaactagtgcatctccatggtttgagatcacttgccttaccaagtgttggcccaggtgactccaaggcgttttaagttaactaaaaa from Vitis riparia cultivar Riparia Gloire de Montpellier isolate 1030 chromosome 8, EGFV_Vit.rip_1.0, whole genome shotgun sequence includes the following:
- the LOC117920572 gene encoding proteoglycan 4-like, whose amino-acid sequence is MTVYDAELGAPARPEHPEISQPEHPNEPQPIELPVDMRAPALAMPSTGPMLEVAPSAPLTTPRTPPVAPATSEPPHPSELRAKTSSPSSRKPAPREAPVQASPSEPPRPEVVSPPVKATPKKRQAKPTLQTPSARRYLTRSGGRPLQKRARVESLEPIDLTGQSPVPSPEPSPTPQAKPQASQPPPSEPQIQSETAPEVILRRPMLTQPPIEGNLDCRARPFHSELYFDKPPSNCGRSLKGHSNCCEDIEWSSC